The following nucleotide sequence is from Natronosalvus caseinilyticus.
TTGGATCCTGTGATTGCTATTGACAATATCGGGTGCAGCTGACCAAACGAAAACCATCAAACACGGTCGACGACGAGAGCCACTAGAACTCTCCTCGGCGTTCAGCGATCGGCACCGATGTCGTCGAGCGCCAATTCATAGAACGGATCGAAGCGAACGTTGGAGACGCCGGGTTCGAGCCCCTGAGAGATGGCATCGCCATCGCCGTCGGCAGGCCTACCGGTCTCGGGGTCGGCGTACGGTTCTTCCGGGTCACCGAAGCTGGAGGGGCCGTTTGCAGCCCCCCAGTAGTTGTCGACAGCTGTAACCAGTCCTTCCCGCCGATGTTCAAACGGAAAGTCGCGGTCGGGATCGTCTAACAGCTCCGGATCCATTCCCGGCTGGGAACCAGCGTTGACGCCGTAGTGTTCATTTCGACAGATGTGACACTCCTCGAGAATCGTCCCTTCGGCGATGGGGGAGGTCTCTACGCCGATGGCGTTTTTGACGATACGACTCCGGGAGACTTCGGCACGGCTCAGGTGACCCACCCGGAGACCAGTACCCCCATTCGACGTGATCGTACAGTGGTCCAGCTTGACTCTTGGCCCCATCAAAAACACCTCTTCTTCTCCCTGGAGGATGATCCCGTCGCCCGCGTTGTTTTCGACGTGACAGTTCATAAGGCTCCCTCCGGTGCCCAAGAAAAAGAAGCCGCTGTCGTTCTCGATAGCGGTGATGTTCGTGTACTCGAAGCCCTCCGCGAACAGCGAGGCGATGCCATTACGGCCACCGCGGACGACCACGTCCTCGATTACCGTATTTAGAATCTCATCCTCGAAGGGATCTCCCACCACGATACAGGAGCCAGTTCCATCCCCTTCGATCGTGTGTCCGTTGCCCCACAACGTGACGCCCTCGGAAGCAATAACGATGCAACCCGGGTAATGCGATCCGGCTTCGAGGTCGTCGAAGGAAATATCGGCGACGAGTTCGTACTCGCCGGGTTCGTCGATCAGCGTACATGAATCGACCGGTGTCGGGTCACCATCGTTTTCGCGGCCGTTGTCGGTCGTCTCCTTGTTCTCGGTATTGACATCATCCTTTACCGAGGTGACCACTGTCGTGCCAGCTGTCAGGCAGAGCCCCGCGGCCCCAGCTAATTGGATGAAAAGCCGGCGACTGTGGTGAGGAATTCGTGAGTCTCTGGACTCCTCGTTGTTTTCGTTCATTACATGGTTTACCTGATGGGCTAGCAGCATCGCTATGTCACAGATAAACTGTTCCATCCGAGTATGGAGTCGGTACCTCCCTGTAACGGATCGACTGACCTGATGGTATCCGGATACGGCTAACGAGGTAGCATTGTCCCACATGAAACGATTGTTTAGGAGGACATCTAGCATCGATCCAATCAGCATATTCGAGCCCTCCAGTCGGCCATTATTGCCTGAGTGGACATCCACCAGTTCGAGAGCGTACCGCTACTCGGGTGAGTGGTGGCGAATACGCACATCCCCACATGGATTTAGGCCACTGCCACTTCCAGATTGATCATCCGGAGAGCTCAGTGGATCGGGAAGAGGCTGCGTTTCTGGATAGTCATCCGTTATCGGTAGTCGAAACTCGTCTTCAAAGTCTGCCAGCGAGACTCATGGCAATTTCCAGCGAGTGAGCACGTTGACTGGACTCAGAAGAGTTGCCCCAGTAGTAGCCCTTGTCATACGCGTCTCCCAGAAGGGACAGGCGACGATTCCGAAGACGCGGCGAGAGCGATTCGGGGTCGACACCCCGGGTGAGGTGTTCAATTACGAGGAAGATGAGCGAATCATCGTCGAACCGATCCTATCACCGAGGAGCGGGGTGGGATTCACGCTGATACCGTCCGCGAGCGTGGTGAAGTGCTCGATCGGGTTCGAAAACTGAAACACGGCTACGGCTCGTCTGGGCGTGGCGCGTTCTCGTACTTGACCATCTTCTCGGGTTTCTCGGAGATCGTCTCGTAGATCCGTTGGAGCGTCTCCTCGGCCGCGAGAAGGTTGTGGGCCTCGAGGAATTCACGGCCCTCGTCGGTGAGCCCATAGAACTTCCAGGGATACCCCTGTCGGCGTTCATCGTCGTTGAGTGCGACCTCCTTGACGATGTCGGCGTCGATCAACTTCTGGATGTGCTTGTAGACGGTGGCGTCGCTGACGCTCGGATTGAGCGCCTCGAGTTCGTACATCGAGGGGAGCTGGTCGGGATGCTGGAGGATATTGTTGATGAGCGCAAATCGCGTCTGCTGGGTGACGAAGTGGACGAGTTCTCGGGCCTCCATCCCGTCCGTAGTTCCAAGGTCGGTGCTCATACTGCACGGTACACGGTATGGCGGCAAGTAGTTTACCTCTGGGTAAATTACTCTCGAGTAAATCAAACATACTTACACTCGAAATTGGGAGGTGTTCTCGCTCACGCCGTGTCGATCTCGGGGATTACAAACCGCAGATAGTAGGACTCGCGGGTGTACACGGCGTCCATCGACGGGGCTTTCTCCTGGACGTACACGTCCATAGCGACGAGTTCCTCGTCGTAGTGGACGATCAGATCCCCCGTCTGGGCCGACCCCATATTCTGGATGTCGCCAATGGCCAGCGCGCCGTACAGTTCGAACTCGCCGTGCATGTACAGCGTCGATTCGGAGGCGTGGACGTACCCCGTCACGCTGATATCGTCGGGGTCGGCGCGTTCGCCGCGTCGTTCTTCGCCCGCCTGGATGTCACCAGCGACGAAGACACGCACGGTGGACGCCCGATGGGGATTGCCAGCGGTTTCGATCCGGACGTCATCGCCCAGCTCGAGGTCGCCCGTCACGTACACTTGAAGCTCGTCATCAGCGACGATTGTCGCGTTCTCGAGCGTGAGGTCACCATCGACGAATAGGGAGGTGTCATCGGCCAGGTAGAGCGTCTGATCCCTGACCTCGAGGTCACCGTCCGTATGGTACGACCCGCCGGCTTCGAGGGTGGTCAAGTTCGATGCTCCGATCTGGGCACCCTGGGTTGACTCCTGGGCTGCGATGACGTCGCTCGTGGGCACTGGCACAGAGACGTTGTCGGCATACTCGACGACCTGATCCTCTGTGAGCCAGGGACCGGGGGTGATCGACTCACCTGAGATAACGCGCTCGACCTGAAGGTCCATCGTGCCACCGCCACCGGCCGCAAAGTGCAGTTCGTTCGGCGAGCGAATCGTTGCGTTGGCCCCGCGATTGTCCCCGTCATAGGCCCCCGCCGAGGAGGCGTAGCTGTCGACCCACAGTCGATCGATCTCGCCGACCGTCACGCCCCCTGACTCCCCGAAGGCAATCGCCGACGAAACGGTCGATGGCCGTGGCGCGTTGCCCCCTTCGAAGACCACCTCGACGGTCTCGCCGTCGACCAGCCGCGCGTCACCGTGGTCTTCGAACGCCTCGTACCAGGCCGGCGCGTACGCACTGTGGACGGTGAGGGTCACGTTCGCGGTCGGATCCTCGACGCGAATCGCTGTCGTTCCCGTTCGCTCGAGGTCGCCAGAAAACGTCTCACCGGCAAGTCGCGGCACCGTAATCTGCGTCGCCCGCTCCCGCGTCTCGACGGCCGGCTGCCTGATAGCCCGACCGTCCTGCACCACGAGGCCGCCTTCGTACACCAGGCCATCGGTCACGAGCCGCCCCATCGTCTCGTTGTATGCCTCTTGGCCGTCGACGCTGATCACGAGCCGTCCACCCTCGCCCCGCTCATACGACTCCTCGAGGCCGACAGCCTGGCGATCGCCTTCCCCCAGCGAGGAAATCTCGTGGGCGACCGTCTGCATCTCGAGGCGATCCCGTTCTGTCTCGGCTTCGTCTTGCACTAGCTCTAGTCCACTCACTCCCACAGTCGCAATCGCCGTGGCTCCCACCAGTACCATCCCAAAGAGGAGGACGACTCCGAGAACCTCCGCCTGTGCACGCCCCGTGACATCCTCCCCTCGTTAAGATGGGGCTTCCCTACAAGGGGAATGCCAGTTAGTCGTTGCTGGCAGTGGGTTTTGGCTCTTGAAACGGCGTGAGTGTCATCTGCGCTGGTGCGCTCTGCTCACGGTGAGTCGTGGCCGTGTCACTACGGCTCCCGTCCTGTGGCGAGTCATCGCCTGCCTGTTTCCACGGCAGGCTCTCTCCCCACGGGTCTACGCGATGTGCGATGTTCGCACTCGCGTTAATATCTGCTTGAAACGTCGAAACGTGGCACGCCGGGTTCTTGCATTTAAACTCGGCTTGCCGAGGCCGATACCCGATCTGCTTGCACGCGTGGCACGTCTTCGAAGTATACTGCGGATGAACGTATCGAACCGGAATACCCGCGTCCTTCGCCTTGTCGTCGATTCGTCCCTGCAAGCGAGCGAACGCCCACGAATGCAGGCGTCGGTTCATGTACGTCCCGTAATCCAGCGACTCGCGGATGTACGCCAAGTCTTCCATTGCGATGACTGGATTCTCGAACTGCTTAGCATACTCCACAGCCTCACGAGAGGCTTTCTCGATGATGTCTGTGAGCCGGTTCTGGTAGAACGAGAACCGTTCTTCGATACGCCACTCCGAGGCGTCTCGTTCTTGGAGACGCTTGAGAGTCGTGAACATCTCCTTGCGGAGTCGTTTGGCTTCTTTCCCGTTGATTAGCAGTGGTTTCGTGGGAGTGTCGTGCTGGAGGGCACAGCCCGTGACCAGCATCGACTCGCCAATATCGAAGCCGACGTGAGTCGGGTTCTCGGGCATTTCGGTCGTGTCTTCGATCCCGTATTCAACGGTAACGTGGAGTGTCCACGTCGTACGGCATTTCTGTAAGCGAAGTTCGCCCACCTTGGTACTCGACTCCTTATTGAGCAGATCGTCCCACAAGTCTTGCTGGTCTGGGTTCAGTCGGAGCGGAATCCAGAAGTTGGTTCCGCGACCGGGTTGCGGGACGTTCCAGCAGATTTCGTACTTGCGCGAGGTATCGCGGTCGAACTTTCCAGCTCGATTGACGAATCGGAGGGGGTGGTTGTCGTCCAACTCGTTCGCGTTGTACGTTTTGTGGAGTTTGGGGACGTAGGATTTGAGGGCGTCTTTTGCTTGGTACGGCAGGCTGTACGGCGTCACCACGTCGTTCGTGGCGCTCATCGTCGTACAGTCTTGCTCGAAGGCGTCTTCGAGAGCTTCACGGTATTCAGACAGCGTTTGTTGAAGACATTGCTCTTTGCACCGAGTGGGTGGCGCGAGCGTGGCTTCCAGCGTCTTATTCGCTGTCGGAGTCGTTGACATCGTAGCCTTCGGATTCAAGTGCTTTACGGAGGAGTTCGGGGTACGCCCGTGAGTGGCGAATCCCGTGGTCGCGGGCGTATTGCTTCACGGCTTCGTGGAGCGGCCCGCCTCGCTCCATATTGAAGTCGGCTCTCATCCATCAAAACGTAAGATATTGCGTAAGTTAAAGATAACGCTCAACATTCAGACTAAGCGTCAGAACGTGGTTCGTTCAGCAAATATCGGATTCCCTCTCGCTGCAAACGGTGAGATTCCTTCATTGAAGGAAGTTGTCATGTCAGCCCAACGGTGGTATACATACACATTATGGCGAGTTTAACATTCTGCAAATCGAATGGGTTGCCTAACCGAAGGAACAACACAGGTAGGCAGCCGAATGGACTGTCCAGAACGCTCGAGCGACACGACCGCGACGATAGCTACGCGTCCGGATCGACGAGCTCGGCCTGCCCGGCGGTCCCTTCGACCTCAGTTACGCGGACGGTCGCCTGGATACCCATCACTTCTTCTTCGAGAAAGAGAACGAATCCGCCGTCGGTTTTGCAAACGAGCGTCCCGTCGGGCTTCTCGTCGACGATGTCGACGGTCAGTTCGTCGCCCGGTTCGGGTTTCCCGCCGAGGGGCTCCCCGCACCGCCAGCACTCCGTATCGTACGCTGGCGTGCCTTCAGGCGCGTTGTTCGCGCCACACCTCGGCGTATCGCATTTGATGAACGTCTCGTGTTCGCCTGGTAAATAACGTCCCACGCTACCACTGTCGAGAGCCAGGAGCAAAAAGGTCGTTCATTCCTCGAAGAGTCCCTTCGCGCTGGTATCGACGACGATCATTCACAGGTCTGTGAGTTCGTCTGTCAGTTCG
It contains:
- a CDS encoding DUF7305 domain-containing protein — its product is MVLVGATAIATVGVSGLELVQDEAETERDRLEMQTVAHEISSLGEGDRQAVGLEESYERGEGGRLVISVDGQEAYNETMGRLVTDGLVYEGGLVVQDGRAIRQPAVETRERATQITVPRLAGETFSGDLERTGTTAIRVEDPTANVTLTVHSAYAPAWYEAFEDHGDARLVDGETVEVVFEGGNAPRPSTVSSAIAFGESGGVTVGEIDRLWVDSYASSAGAYDGDNRGANATIRSPNELHFAAGGGGTMDLQVERVISGESITPGPWLTEDQVVEYADNVSVPVPTSDVIAAQESTQGAQIGASNLTTLEAGGSYHTDGDLEVRDQTLYLADDTSLFVDGDLTLENATIVADDELQVYVTGDLELGDDVRIETAGNPHRASTVRVFVAGDIQAGEERRGERADPDDISVTGYVHASESTLYMHGEFELYGALAIGDIQNMGSAQTGDLIVHYDEELVAMDVYVQEKAPSMDAVYTRESYYLRFVIPEIDTA
- a CDS encoding right-handed parallel beta-helix repeat-containing protein, whose translation is MEQFICDIAMLLAHQVNHVMNENNEESRDSRIPHHSRRLFIQLAGAAGLCLTAGTTVVTSVKDDVNTENKETTDNGRENDGDPTPVDSCTLIDEPGEYELVADISFDDLEAGSHYPGCIVIASEGVTLWGNGHTIEGDGTGSCIVVGDPFEDEILNTVIEDVVVRGGRNGIASLFAEGFEYTNITAIENDSGFFFLGTGGSLMNCHVENNAGDGIILQGEEEVFLMGPRVKLDHCTITSNGGTGLRVGHLSRAEVSRSRIVKNAIGVETSPIAEGTILEECHICRNEHYGVNAGSQPGMDPELLDDPDRDFPFEHRREGLVTAVDNYWGAANGPSSFGDPEEPYADPETGRPADGDGDAISQGLEPGVSNVRFDPFYELALDDIGADR
- a CDS encoding MarR family winged helix-turn-helix transcriptional regulator, which translates into the protein MSTDLGTTDGMEARELVHFVTQQTRFALINNILQHPDQLPSMYELEALNPSVSDATVYKHIQKLIDADIVKEVALNDDERRQGYPWKFYGLTDEGREFLEAHNLLAAEETLQRIYETISEKPEKMVKYENAPRPDEP
- a CDS encoding transposase, giving the protein MSTTPTANKTLEATLAPPTRCKEQCLQQTLSEYREALEDAFEQDCTTMSATNDVVTPYSLPYQAKDALKSYVPKLHKTYNANELDDNHPLRFVNRAGKFDRDTSRKYEICWNVPQPGRGTNFWIPLRLNPDQQDLWDDLLNKESSTKVGELRLQKCRTTWTLHVTVEYGIEDTTEMPENPTHVGFDIGESMLVTGCALQHDTPTKPLLINGKEAKRLRKEMFTTLKRLQERDASEWRIEERFSFYQNRLTDIIEKASREAVEYAKQFENPVIAMEDLAYIRESLDYGTYMNRRLHSWAFARLQGRIDDKAKDAGIPVRYVHPQYTSKTCHACKQIGYRPRQAEFKCKNPACHVSTFQADINASANIAHRVDPWGESLPWKQAGDDSPQDGSRSDTATTHREQSAPAQMTLTPFQEPKPTASND
- a CDS encoding TRAM domain-containing protein produces the protein MGRYLPGEHETFIKCDTPRCGANNAPEGTPAYDTECWRCGEPLGGKPEPGDELTVDIVDEKPDGTLVCKTDGGFVLFLEEEVMGIQATVRVTEVEGTAGQAELVDPDA